Proteins co-encoded in one Rhopalosiphum maidis isolate BTI-1 chromosome 2, ASM367621v3, whole genome shotgun sequence genomic window:
- the LOC113550900 gene encoding defense protein l(2)34Fc-like — MVVEIRLRRAGATRTSVQTATALLLVFLLQAPGTRAVTDDMLKIACSDMTPRHPGYRPENVQGVPCPYRLMVDPSTPVVPGNLVNLTLTSVGTTMPFKGFMVQARDVNGRAIGTFLPECRNATKHHMITCSNGEEPYNAVVQSNNKYKLKDTFTWIAPLSLKGSFRFKFTVVLNFEHFWTNQETEDIPVAKLSKEEFELKNSFNHEYYIYNLYIQNCFV; from the exons ATGGTGGTAGAAATCCGTCTCCGCCGCGCGGGTGCGACGAGGACGTCCGTGCAGACGGCCACGGCATTGCTGTTGGTGTTCCTACTCCAGGCTCCCGGAACCCGGGCCGTCACGGACGACATGCTGAAGATCGCGTGCTCTGACATGACGCCCAGACACCCGGGTTACCGGCCGGAAAACGTGCAGGGTGTGCCGTGCCCGTACCGGCTGATGGTAGACCCGTCCACGCCGGTAGTGCCCGGTAATCTGGTGAACTTGACACTCACGTCCGTCGGCACGACCATGCCATTCAAGGGGTTCATGGTGCAAGCCCGCGACGTCAACGGACGAGCGATCGGCACGTTTTTGCCGGAATGCCGGAACGCGACGAAACATCACATGATCACCTGTTCCAACGGCGAAGAGCCTTAC aacgCAGTGGTCCAgtcaaataacaaatataaattaaaggatACTTTTACATGGATAGCTCCATTATCACTTAAAGGATCTTTTCGATTTAA gttcacagttgtgttaaattttgaacatttcTGGACTAATCAAGAAACTGAGGATATTCCAGTAGCTAAACTTTCAAAAGaagaatttgaattaaaaaactcTTTTAATCatgaatactatatttataatttgtatattcaaAACTgctttgtttaa